In Lepisosteus oculatus isolate fLepOcu1 chromosome 15, fLepOcu1.hap2, whole genome shotgun sequence, one genomic interval encodes:
- the cdadc1 gene encoding cytidine and dCMP deaminase domain-containing protein 1, whose product MAASAGFPVKMGSEENRAGCSCKGHVSVSEASTQTDTKVQGHIPRLSKANLFTLLSLWMELYPKNKKDQENGTQQIRTTGLVVVNNRQITGLHCSSTELHAGQIAVIKHGPRLKDCDLYFSRKPCCTCLKMIINAGVNRIVYWPADPEVSLLGSKHRSWDAALDASAAERLKSNSRPHICVLLQPLASNMHQYVEETSKNCDFLGEIACENPKLNVEELFAEHRRQKLADYLKVFFVPDEAQHKEILKIMGLQNLCCEPYYSSLRQHMRDLLLVLAAVDSSVPQGHGYGFYCRDVQEAGEGLSQDIARHCVVQARLLAYRTEDPKVGVGAVIWAEGKSSNCDGTGRMYLVGCGYNAFPVGSEYAEFPQMDNKQRDRETRKYRYIIHAEQNALLFRSKEIKEEENTMIFITKCPCDECVPLIKGSGIKQIYTVDRDSGKDKDDISYLRFDSLQGLQKFKWQRNIEDTKSLEQNPTAIRTNGFLGKHGRQVEEEHWTKKKACLQDK is encoded by the exons ATGGCAGCTTCGGCCGGCTTCCCAGTGAAGATGGGGAGTGAAGAAAACCGCGCTGGATGCAGCTGTAAAGGACACGTCAGTGTCAGTGAAGCCAGCACTCAAACCGATACAAAAGTACAAG gCCATATTCCAAGGCTGTCTAAAGCGAACTTGTTCACTTTATTGAGTCTGTGGATGGAGCTGTACCCCAAGAATAAGAAAGATCAAGAAAATGGAACCCAACAG atTAGGACGACTGGGCTTGTTGTGGTTAATAATAGGCAGATCACTGGCCTGCACTGCTCCAGTACTGAGCTGCATGCCGGACAAATAGCTGTTATTAAGCATGGACCAAGGCTAAAGGACTGTGATCTCTACTTCTCCAGAAAGCCTTGCTGCACCTGCCTAAAGATGATTATAAATG CGGGTGTCAACAGGATTGTCTACTGGCCCGCCGACCCAGAAGTGAGCCTGCTCGGAAGCAAACACCGCAGCTGGGACGCAGCCCTGGACGCCAGTGCTGCAGAGAGACTGAAGTCCAACAGCCGCCCTCACATCTGCGTCCTCCTGCAGCCCTTAGCCAGCAACATGCACCAGTACGTGGAAGAGACCTCCAAGAACTGTGACTTCCTGGGGGAAATTGCGTGCGAGAACCCGAAGCTGAACGTGGAAGAATTGTTCGCGGAGCACCGCAGGCAGAAGCTGGCCGATTACCTGAAGGTGTTCTTCGTCCCCGACGAGGCTCAGCACAAGGAGATCCTGAAGATCATGGGTCTGCAGAATCTCTGCTGTGAGCCCTACTATTCGAGCCTGAGACAGCACATGAGAGACCTCCTCCTGGTTTTGGCCGCTGTGGACTCCAGTGTACCCCAGGGACACGGGTATGGGTTCTACTGCCGAGATGTGCAGGAGGCAGGCGAGGGACTTTCCCAGGACATCGCCAGGCACTGTGTAGTACAGGCCAGACTCCTGGCGTACCGAACTG AGGATCCCAAGGTTGGAGTAGGTGCTGTCATCTGGGCAGAGGGGAAATCT AGTAACTGTGATGGCACGGGGAGGATGTATCTTGTTGGCTGTGGCTACAATGCCTTCCCGGTGGGGTCGGAGTACGCCGAATTCCCACAGATGGACAACAAGCAGCGAGACAGGGAAACCAGGAAGTACAGATACATCATACACGCAGAACAGAACGCCTTACTCTTCAG GAGCAAGGAGATTAAAGAAGAGGAGAATACAATGATTTTTATAACGAAATGTCCATGTGATGAGTGTGTGCCTTTGATAAAGGGTTCTGGAATTAAACAGATTTACACAGTAGATCGGGACAGTGGAAAAGATAAGGATGACATATCTTACCTCAGGTTTGATAGCCTCCAAGGTCTTCAGAAGTTCAAA TGGCAACGAAACATCGAGGATACAAAGAGCTTGGAACAAAATCCCACTGCCATCAGAACTA ATGGTTTTCTCGGGAAGCATGGCAGGCAAGTGGAGGAGGAGCACTGGACCAAGAAGAAGGCTTGTCTGCAAGACAAATGA